In the genome of Mangifera indica cultivar Alphonso chromosome 9, CATAS_Mindica_2.1, whole genome shotgun sequence, the window AATCTCAATGAAAAATAGCATCTTAtacttatattaataaatatatacgagtataaaaatattaagatctcAAATATAAGGTATAAGAGTTGAATtcgatattaaaaaatatgctCCTCTAGTGTGGGGTTTTTATAGTCTTGACTCTTCAATCTTAATAACTAGTTTTTTAGATAtgattatcttaaaatttttatcatttgatatcaaagttattatcatatttttcagttATAATCATACAATACAGGTGATAATATCGATATTATAGCACTCTTATGGGGTTATCAGAGAGCTAATAGACAATTAACTCACATGACTGTTAGGTTTTCTTTCACTCATATATAACTacctaattaattttattaacctaaagaagaaataaatgaataaaaagatgaggatatctattaaatttcaagaccataaaatatgataatatattatggtttcaaatatgaaatatgagaattaaatttttgatttaaaaaaataactcttAATACAGGGCTTATATCTTCTTTTTTAAGggatatatttaaaaagataCATTAATAGTAGTAGTGTAAGATTAGTCGTGCATGGAATGTCCAAAGGAAAAATCATAATAatggagatatatatatatatatatatatatatatatatatatatatataggatcCGTTgcaaacaataataatttgaaacatGCATTCACGTTGATTGAAGAAGACACACCAATTTTAGAAACATCTAAACCCTATTCTGGATTCTGCAATTCTAATCTCTGCACTTTCCAAATGGGCAGCCAGCCTGCCTGCCAGCCTGCCTGCCATTCCTGCTCGTTCAATTAAGAGGTGTCTCAAAACAATTTCATTAAGAAAGTAATAAAATTCACTGTTTAATGGTCAACCATGAATAGAAAGAAAGCTTCACTTTCTGATGTGACTATGAGAGAGATCTGAGATGATTCCTTGAGAGTGAAAGAAGGCGAAGCTATTAGCTGGCTATTGCTAATATCTGTCTTTGTTTGGTCACTATCCTAACCTAAACCTAACCTCATTTcaggtattttattttattttattttttaaatacaattgGAGTTAGGGAGATTTTTTtggtttgaactaaattttaaatttaataattattaaatcaaataaataaaaaatttgatattaaaatattttaaatttaaactctttttatacaatataaatttACACTTTCTTATATACTTAAACAGCAAATTCCCGAtattaggataaaaaaaaaatatcacttaattaaaaatatttaaaaaacttaaaatttatcatattttttcactagggtttaaaaatctaaaaattttcctccactaaaagtttgaaaagtgactactTTTTATAAGATTTCTCCATATCTTTGACAATCATTGTTCTTGTTGTTAAAGATCGAAAGATGACGAAACGTCCTCCTAGGTGGGAAGATCGACCATTCCCTTTGGTTTTtatcaaaagatgatgaagcATCGTCTTCGTCCAGCCAAAGATTAGTATCAACCTTATTTAGAGACACTGATCTTTGGTCAAATGAACACAAATCATTTTTGTTAAACCGAAAAGAAGAACATGACGTTTTGTTGTCTTTTGACAAAAACCTAGGGCAACAATCAAATGATGGTCAATCTTTCCACCCAAGGGAACGCTTCATCATCTTCCGATTTTCGACACCAAGAACGACAGTCACCGAAAAAGAGAataaaccctaagggaaaatgataatttttcaaattttaaaaagaaaaaattattagtttttaaacattgAGAGGGGCGGGaggattgataaattttaagttttttaaatatttttatctttaacaaaaacaatgaatttaaatagtaagataggtatttgagttCTTTAAacgccaaatgactatttcccacccaaggtttgatgttttctcaagtttccacccttaaactatggaaacaccaaacacccacccatggtcagttaaatttaacgaaaccctaacccctgaaagtttaatatcattttcccctacaagtttaaaaactaacattttttccctaagctaagtttgaaaagatcgcatttccccctaaggtttatttccaaaccctttcactttctctggtGCTATCGTCGgtcgtcttcccctcccgacgatttctcttccaccgacggcccccctcaactccaccccaacccatccggcacagagagaaatcgtcttcctagacgacgaagatgagatttcactttctccgatgcCATCGTCGGTCATCTTCCCCTcctgacggtttctcttccactgatgacccccctcaactccaccccaacccatctgGCACAGAGAGAAGTCGTATGGGAAGAgaaattgtcttcccagacgatgaagacgagatcgatcgatcttctcttcttcgtctgggaagacgactcatcttccCAGAAGATGACGAGTCgtctcatcttcgtctgggaagacgatcatcatGACTTCTCCGACTATGATCGagagtccaaatgggaggaaaaagatCACCGGAATGagatgatgcttcgggagggagagaccatcggcaatgtcgtcggagatttcaaaacgaaatcctaaggtgaaactgtgattttttaaaacttaagctgagggaaaattttagtttttaaagtttaggggggcaaaattagattctattttagtttatttttaatattatagagaaaatgacgattttacccttaccaccgttagggttttgttaaatttaaccggccatggatgggtgtttggtattttcatagttaaagggtgaaaacttgagaaaacatcaaaccttgggtgggaaatagtcatttggccttcttTAAAATTAGTAGGTATGGGTTGGCCCTTTCACCAGACTTTGGGTGGAAATTGGTCCTTTcggaaaaaataataagaatagtCATAATGAAAGTTTATGAAGTGACGAGTTCAATATCTaaatcattttcttcattatcCTGCACGTGTTAAAGGAGTAAAATCATGTTTAAATCATtcttaattaacataatttatcCTGTTAATTACTGTCATCGAGCCCACCAAACagtaaaaatttacttttaaatattttcgtgaattcaataattaaacaaataaaacaacatctcactgatatctttttttaaacaaatgaacgagggaaaataaatattagttaATTATAAAACGTAACACCGATCTTATCATATAAAACAGGTTTTAATGACtcaaagtatattaaaaaaatggtaaaattggGTTGAAATAATggaattgattaattaattaaaaaaaagggttaagGAAGTTGAAGCTTCGAGGGTTTATAATGATGATTTAAAAGGCTAATCATAAAAGTAAACATCAATAATGGCTCATCTGattcaattcttcttcttcttcttcttcttcttcttcttcttcctagATCAATAAAAGCTAACTGCTTGCCTAACTAGTGAAGGGTCAAGATTTACTCACTTAATTTCCtaactaattattaattaatattagcaaACATTAATCCTTTTCAGAAAGTCCTCAATTCATATCTAATCAGTTTTGAAATTACCGATTAAGCTAATTAAAGACTTAATAATTACATCAAACCCGCAAATTAATTACCATTTGAAACTACAAAAATAAGTCATTTATAAGTTTCAccttataaaattgaaattttatgttgatatatattattttcggCCAAAAGGATTATTCCCTCCTAAATCTATtaacttgaaaaaatttaaatactcacattttgttaaaatttattattaaaattaaatataaaaatattatttaattataaatattaaaaaaactaaaaatttatcacattttctctaaatttaaaactctaacaatttcctctattcaaagtttaaatttgttcGTCACCACTTCCAATGCTCATCGCTATCTCTGGTCAGATTCTATTTTTCTCCTAGTCTCTCTCCATCTTGGCCTTGATTGTCTTCATTAGAAAGAAAGACGACGAATCGTGTTTGTGTTAGATGATTTTTTGTGATAGAAACTGtctattttcattgtttttgtcAAGTCGAAACtgtttatctaataatatacataaaactcaaaaatttgaCAGGGAAGATGAATTGTTTGCCTCTTTCTTTGTTTAACAGCCTCACTGTTTCTGTTGGAAACATGCATTATTGATCAAGAACAATCTTAtgaattctttcttcttccaaCTCCTTATAAATTATCTACATTACTATACACAATATATATGGGTAGCAATACTTGAGATCTTTCGTAAGAACAATCAGCTGCCTTGCTCTCTCTTAcaattcaaaaccctaatttcctTCACTGAGAtaacataaaccctaaaataataaagagtaatgttatttatatgttaaattacATATCAGTACAtcaattgaattagtttatatattcgAAATAATTTTAGTGCTTTTCATACTTGTATTTTCACAGTagcattaaattaaaaacaattgtCAATCTCATGATGTCAATGTAAATTTGACATTAGCatcagtaattttttttctaaaatttgtttttataattaacatgattgatgataaatatattgaaaaaaaaagtctatctttattttttaacaatgttATGTGCACACAAtgttgagtatttaattaaatatatagataatatgtcattatataattaagtaatactttatttttaattcaaaattacttaatcaaaaTGTCAGAGATTAACAAAACTATTGAAGTATTAGAATTTTCAGGGAGAAGGTATGAGTTTAAACCCTTGTTACGTTTGTAAAACCTTggtttaaattactttttaaaataaaaccacttaatcacattatgatacatcataaatatctaattaaatattcaaaatttgtgttgcgtaacttttttttttaataatcataatCGAAAAATTTCTTACAAGCctgaatttgaaattgaaatctaTCCTACTCAAGACTAAAGGGGGAGGAAAAGGAAAGAGGTGGTTGTGCTTTGAATAAAGGAGACTTTTGCACACGTTTGCTACCTAATGAGCAAGTCGTCTTTACGGCATGAAGAATTCAATGAACCTTGGAGACAGGTGGGTAGCAAGTAGCAAGATTTTGAATAAGGGAGACTTTTGcacaaattttttactttttactttttactttttcttctgCTTTCACATGCCCTAACATTAATTCatatctataaattttgaaaaaaaaaaaacaaataacatattttttacatttaaccTTAATGTTTTAAGCATGAGAATTTAGCAAACTTATAGGTTTGAAAACTTTCATTAAGTCCTTAAAACCCTAGCCATCACTTAATCGCACCATCACTATTGCCACTGATTGAGTCATGACATAGAGGTTGTTGAGAATGACAAGGTTGTGTAACCAATACTAGAGAGATATTGAGTCATATCATGGAGAGAGATCACATAATGgtgttttcagtttttttagtATGAGTACTAAGAGACGTTTTCGATCCAAatgagttaaaaataataatatcattgcAATAATGAGTTACAGATGGAGAGATCAACATCATAAATGGGTTTGAAAGTCGAATAAGTGTAGGAGATGAGTCATCGAAAGTGAGAATAATCACTAAGATTTGATTGGCCCCAAAGAGAAAAAGGGTGGAggtgaaataaaaatgaagaagagggTAGTAGtgtaaatttaatattcaaaggttttttttttaatttttgttaattttgaaatttttttgataatttctaaatataaaatagttatagttaaaatgatattttaacctTCTGATATTGTTTCAAGATTCTTTTCAATTAATGGAGGTtgattttggatatataaatgttatttatgccATAAGAGGTGAAAAGTATTTTATCCCAACCTTAGGTGGCAAAAGTGATTTACTTTTGTATTGTAAGTATTTTTTCTCTCTAGACTCCAATTATTTTCCAtagggtaaaaaaattaatttataaaacgaTTTTACGTACtctaaatagatatatatatttttattattatatttttgttttaatgttaattttctaattattttagtAAGATTCAATTACCCTTTTACCCTTGATCATTTCTATTTATTCCATGTGCATTTAATACATAAACATCATAGAGTGAGTAAATAATAGGTTTTAGGGCGATGTTGCAGTGTGAAAataagatttgaagaaaaaaattacatgtaAATTGTGGGATTCTTTGCTTACAAATCTAGACATATCTTTAacgtttgaaaattttgacataaattattaaattcaatcaaCCCACATGTTTTTGTTGTCAATCTTCACCCAATTTGTCTGCCAAAATCTAACCTACTGTCACAGTCAGactcatatttctttttattttattatcttggCCAAAACACTATTCCCACCCGAATGTTTGATGTATTTGCAAACTTTTATATGTCAtcatttaaaaactcaaaatattatacatagatggttaaagttaataaaatttgttagttttagagctaaaatcgtcatttaaccaataattttaaaaattatataaaaatttatataattttctcctCTAAATCCTAAATACTAACGATTTTTCTCATggttaaacttaaaaaattatgttttctctctatggttttaattttcttacaaaACCTCCCCTCTCGAGCAACTAGCACCCTCTGACCCTCTCTCTCGCTTCTTCTAGATTGGTCTTCGTCGAAAAAAACAAGTCTTCATTTGAACGAAGAAGAATCGATAAAGACACTCGTCTTCGTCTATTCAACTAGATGAATCGTGTTGAGAAAAACAACTTTCAAATTGTTGAAGAGGGAGGGACATCATCATGAGAGATAAAGAGCCCCATAGAAGCTGATCATCGTACTAAAAGtgttctaaaaaattgaaaacctaaggaaaaaaatacaactttttaaaatttaattataaacgaaatttgtgagtttttagtGTTTAGAGGGGAGAAggtgatataaatttttatatttttttagaattaataattaaatgataattttacctctaaaactAACCTAACCGTTTTTTTTAACTGTAATAGGATATAagttagattttatatttttgaaaattatcaggTGAAAATTGGGACATTCAtaaatccttgggtgggaataagactTTTACCCTATTATCTactataataaaatctttttcaattttattatttaaagtgCGTGTTCGAGGGATTTATCTGCGCCCTTCACTTTCTTCCTACGTTGAAATTTTTGCACAAAGTTTTTCGAttcatttcaataatttttatattgatattaaatattaattcaaaaattctggatttaatttataagattttttatttttctgacaCGGTGAGAATTGtctgataaaatataataataaatttttaataatatattattatataattaaatattattaaaattattttattatataataatatattattattattaatatacataaatttttaaatattatatatatatattcattttctaaGGACTAAAAATACAATGTAAAGggaagtttaaataaaaattaaattaaaaaagaaagggcGAGTTTAAGCCACGCGTAGAAAAGGAGAGTAAGGGAATAAGAGGGGAAATAGGTAggaaggaggaagaagatgagttGGGGTTGGGCAAAGTGAAGGAGAGGTGCCATGTGACTTTAGAGATCCACAAAATTACCAAAAAGGgatttaacaattttcccccCAGTCtgaattaaaaacatttttttaattcaaaattaaacccTATTAATACAAAGTGGACCTTGATTTAGGAATAGTGATTAAAATTACCATATTACTTCTATttgttaaactttttaattaatttttttaaaatataaaaattttattaaaataactttattaatttgttattttatatttcacctCTTGAATCATTTGAGAATAAAAAAGGATGGAGTAGtttgaaataaagaagaaattacAAATTCAGAAGTCAAGATTACTCATTGATTGGTGTGATTTTGATTgttaattaaggataaagttgTCATTGCCAAAAAAAGGGTCTTACAAATTTAGAAGTCAAGATTACTCCTTGATTGGTGTGATTTCGACTGTTAATTAAGGATAAACTTACCATGACGAAAGAAAGGGCCACAATTGCCAACGAGACGCCATGAGTCATTTTTTGGGACTTTGATAAGATTTCATTACTTTCATTCAATATTACAATTATTCTTCGTTTCTCTCAAGTTCTTCTCCCAACAAGGTGTAGATCTTcatcaaaaccctaaccaaCAATACCATCACTTTCAAGGTTGACAATTTCTATACAATACCAAGGCCAAGATTCAAGATGAAAAAAGGATTTCATCTTACCAATAATGTTCACTCTTCACCAAAAAACAACTTGAGGATGACCATACTTTGGCCAATTATAACATCTAAAAGGAGTCAACACTTCATCTTGTCCTCCATCTCTTGGAGGCATGTAGATTTTTATTAAGACTTTAtcggtaaaactattatttttcacGTTGAAGATTTTGAGACTATTGATAATGTTAAAGCCAAGATCCAAGACAAGGAGGAGATGTCACTTGACCAATAATGTTTAATCTTCGTTAAAAAATAACACCTTAGCTAATTACAACATTTATAAGAAgttaattctttattttattatttgtcttaatgaaaacatataaaatttcgTGGTCATAAGTCGTTTTTTAAGTCTACATTCACTAATTATAGattaaaagtgttttttttacAATTGTCATGAGACTTTATGTCTTACATGATTGTCGTGTTGTCTTTTCCCATCTCACAAGTCAACTAAATCAAGCTAAAACTTGCTTGTATTAGCAAATTAATATGGGCAAGCAATGAcattttttcatccttaatgTGATGGCCAATGAGCAAGATAACAACAAAGTACCAAGATTGAAGGAGAAAAAGTAACTCGAAACGTTGTGGACAGTGGCAATAAAACAAGGCCAAAGAGTCCATTTTCAAAATAAACGGGATGGAGGTGTCTATacttagtttttgttttttaagttaaattttgagctaaaaatttatatttttaacatattgtACCAGTGAAAAAGTTTTCTTTGACCAACCCTTGAATGGACAAACATTAATCACACAACTATAAAACTAAATATCCCCTATTCTGCCTCCTCTCTAGTCTCTACTATTAttactgtttttaattatatgagaGAGACACACACAGTTGAACGTCGActtgaacaagaagaagaagaagaagaagaagacgaaaacCAAATAATTCAAAACCACTTCAGTTTAATGCTTATTGCTTGCTTTGCATAGGGAAATTCAGACTCAGAAACAAGAGAAACAACCAAAAGAAATAAGAAGAGACGCGTTCAAGTTGTTggtgttcttcttcttcttcatcatcatcattatctttgtgttttatattattattattactgtaGAAAGATTGTATTTTGAAAATGTAAATATAGATGGAAGGAATATTACAAGTCGTTAGTGCACATTTTTCTCGCTTGCTTCCCCCACTTTTTCTTACtctgctttctttcttttttcgcTCTGCAAAAAAAAACTCagtcctctctctctctcaacctCGTCTTTCTTCTTCAGAAAAGCCTAGTGACAGAAGTAGATTTCTGCAGCGAAGACTGCAACACAGGAGTAATATTGACATCTCTCTCACAACAGATCCCCTTTTTCAgctttctgtttttcttttgacCCCACCTTTCATATAAACCTACATACTCTCTGATACATCCTTAGATTTtgctcatcatcatcatcatcatcttgttCTCAGTCTTTcctttcataaaaaatttatccttttatgaatatataaaccGTTAGGTGAGTCATCCTTCAAGATTACCAGTTGTGGCTACTACACGGAGACAATTGCCTTCAGATTCTGGCGCCTTTGCTGACTGGgcctcttcttcctcctccaTAATACGTGCTGCTCCCGATGACCTTTCTCTCGGCTTCAATGCCGGTCCGACCGCCCCCCTTCCCGGTGCGGCTCCTGCTCACTCTACGCCCGGGTCTTGGCCATCCTCTTCTTCTCGACCCATCAACTGTGGCTTCCCTCACGATATGGGCATGGGCATGGTGGGTCTCCGTGACGTCTTTGTTGTGGCTCCAGCTTCGTCTTTCAATCAACATCACCACCACCATGACTCCCTCAATGTGGCATCCGATCCAATCAACGGAGCTAATGCCACCGCTCTCGGTGTAGGCGTTATCCCTTTGCTCACCACTGGGCCTTGTTTAGCTCCCCCTCAAAGTCTGGAAGatcaagatttgttgaataatGGTCGTAATAAAGTTAGCCAAATTCAGTTTTGGCAGAATCAGAACTCTCATCCATACCTCAAGAAAAGTTCAGAACCTACGTGTGATGGCGCTGGTTTGGCTTCGAGTTCAGGAACTACGTGTCAAGACTGTGGAAACCAAGCCAAGAAAGACTGTAGCCATAGAAGATGTAGGACGTGTTGCAAAAGTCGTGGTTTTGATTGCGCTACCCACGTGAAGAGCACATGGGTTCCGGCGGCACGGCGACGGGAGCGGCAACTCATGGTCACTGCTGGTGCCATGGGCGGCGCTGGCTCTTCTGGGTCGACGTCTGGTATCAAGAAGCCTAGGCTCATAAACTCTCAGACTACAACTTCTCATACCTCAACTTCTAATACAACTCCACCAAGAAGCTTTGATACTAGTTCTAGTCATCAAGGTTTGTTgtttcaatctcattttattgAAAGATTTCATATTTACGTTCAGTTTTTATGTGGTGTTGGAATTTCAATGTTTAGGGTTTGTCGAGGGAGATAATTGAGTAGGGTTTGTTGAATTTTGCTTACAGATGCGAGTTTTAAAGAGACATTACCGGGGCAAGTACGAGCACCGGCAGTGTTCAAGTGTGTTAGAGTGACGGCGGTGGAGGATGGTGAAGATGAGTATGCATATCAGGCTGTGGTGAAGATTGGTGGGCATGTTTTCAAGGGGTTTCTGTATGATCAAGGAGCTGATAATACAAAAGAGGGCTTTCCCAACATTTCTGAATTGCATTTAGGAAGCGCTGGAAGTAGTGGTGGTGTTGGGGGAGGAGGTGGGGGAAGAAATGCGGGCTTTTCATCTCCTACAATTC includes:
- the LOC123225263 gene encoding protein LATERAL ROOT PRIMORDIUM 1-like yields the protein MGMGMVGLRDVFVVAPASSFNQHHHHHDSLNVASDPINGANATALGVGVIPLLTTGPCLAPPQSLEDQDLLNNGRNKVSQIQFWQNQNSHPYLKKSSEPTCDGAGLASSSGTTCQDCGNQAKKDCSHRRCRTCCKSRGFDCATHVKSTWVPAARRRERQLMVTAGAMGGAGSSGSTSGIKKPRLINSQTTTSHTSTSNTTPPRSFDTSSSHQDASFKETLPGQVRAPAVFKCVRVTAVEDGEDEYAYQAVVKIGGHVFKGFLYDQGADNTKEGFPNISELHLGSAGSSGGVGGGGGGRNAGFSSPTILDPSEVYAGGGGVSLGGLGYGNPMN